In the SAR324 cluster bacterium genome, CCGACACCCCTTTCCGTAAAAAAAGGAATGATGCGTCTTCCAATAGTCATGATGAGCGCGATGATGATATAAAATCCGCCATAAAGTCCAATCCGGAGGCCCTCCGGCCAGAGTCCCAGAACACCCAGATAAAACGCGATATTGCACAACAGCAATGACAATACCTTGGCCGCGGAACTGGTGTTGCGCCATTGCCGTGCTTTCAGGATGGGGTAGGAGACCGCCACCGTGAGCAGAGCAATGAACAGATTGTCAATCAGCGCGATAACTTCCAGGGGAATCATGCCGCTTAAAAAGAACACAATCCGTCCTGTGACCCACAAGGCAAACAAACCCAGCAAGGGAACGCCTCTAACAGTCTGGATGCCGGTCCAGTTTTTTATTGCCGTCAGCAGGAAGCCTGCGATGACCGCCAGGGTATAGCCAAAAATCATTTCGTGGGCATGCCAGGTCATGGAGGGAATGGTTCCTGTGGACCAACCATGACGGTAGGCGGCCATCCAGATGCCCATGGCAATCACGGCATACAGCATGGCTCCAATAAAAAAAATCCGGAATCCAAGATCCAGCAAGGGCCATTGATTCAATGAACGTGGTGTCTGAGTTTGCATATTTTCCTGAATAAAAATTATATTTCAATATTTCTGGACTTTGAACATTTCGAGGTGTCATCGGACTTTGTCCGGGAACAATTGGGAAAATACCTTGATATTTCCAAAACCGTCAAGGATCAACCCCAAAAACTCCAACGATGGGAAAATGCCTATTTTACCCGAACGTTGGATGGTTGAACGAACTCTCGCCTGGTTTGGTGGCTTTCATCGAATCGCTAAAGACTTTGAAATTCTTATTGAAACTGCCGAAAATATGGTGCGAATTGCCATGACTGTTCTGTGATGTAAATAGTGCAGATGATATAATTATCCTTTGATGAGAAGGCTACACAATATTATGGAGAACTCAGAGTTCAGTTAGAAAAATCAGGAAATCTCATTGGTCCTTTGGATATGCTTATTGCCGCGCATGCTCTGAGTGCGGATCTAATTATGGTCACAAACAATGAAAAAGAATTTAAAAGAGTGAGAGGCTTATTTGTTGAAAATTGGAGTTCATAAACCCATATTGAGCAGGTTTCTTTCAGAAAAAAATAATTCCACCTGTGCAGGTGGTTTGAAAATGAGCCGCTAAGAACGCAAAGAACACGAAAAAAAAAGGTTTTTTATATAAATGAAGTCCTCCGTGAAACCCTGATTTTCAAGTTTTCTGGTGCATATTCCCTTTTTTACTTTGTGTTCTTCGTGTACTTCGTGGCTAAAAAAGTACCTGCACAGCTCGCAATTTTCGTAGAAAAACTCTGTTTACGGGAAGGCTATGTCCGCTTTTCTTAAAAAACGAGCAAAGGGATATTTTCTTTGATTTTAGGCAGAACTTCCATGGGAATGGTGTGACTCCATGAGCGAATGATACATTTTTAAAATTGAGAAAATGATAAATCACTAAAACATCATAGCCATCTGCTCAATGTGGGTCAAAGGGATAAATTAAGGAACAAAATAGATCTTTTCCAAAAATAAACTTTTCCTTAAAAAAACGTCAATATTCAACACCCCACGTAAAGCCCCGAACTTCAGGCCGAGGTTTTACGGACACAAAACTCATTCAGGAGTTCTCTGTTTTTCAACACAAAAAAGGACTACTTCGGTAGAAATGTGTTGAAATTCTGTAGCGTGCAACTACAATTGTAGCTATAAATCACTTTTCAAGGAGGCGCACCATGGGAACTATAGCTATTCGGTTGGATGAAGAACTGATTCAAACAGCCAAATCCGTATCATCGGCAAATTTTCGCAGCTTACCGAAGCAAGTGGAATATTGGGCGTTGATGGGGAGGATCGGGGAAGAAAACCCGGAACTGAACTTTGAGGCGATCAAAGCCATCCTGCAAGGGATTGCCGACCTCAAGGAAGGAAATGTTAAACCATTCGTGTTTAACCGTCCGAGGACGCAATGAATATCACACAGACACGAACGTTTGAGCAACAAATGAAAAAACTCAGTATGACCCAGCAGGATCATCTGGAAGACATCATTTGGCAGTTACAAATCGATCCGACATCAGGAAAACAATGGAAAGGGACTTTGAACGGATATTGGTATGTTGATTATGAGGACTCTCAGGGGAAAAAATATTTGTTTTACCAGTTCACGGAAAACCAATTATGCTTGGTTGCGGTGTTTCAAATTTCCCAAAGAATTTAACATCATACGGAACCACTGCCCATGCTCTGAGTGCGGATCTAATTATGGTCACAAACAATGAAAAAGAATTTAAAAGAGTGAGAGGCTTATTTGTTGAAAATTGGAGTTCATAAAATCACAGAACAAGTCGTTTGAGTACGTAGGAATGAGGCTTAACAGATCATTATTCTTTTATTTCTTCTTGAGTCAAAATGTCTAATTCATCAAGAAGAGACCAAAGTGGCCGATCATCTTGGTTATTCAAAATGGGCAACAGATATGGTGCGAATTGCCATGATTCGCTTCACAGTCAGAAAATGTATCTAATTTGTACCTAAAGGTTTCTAATAACGCTGTTCTTCCCGCAGTTTTTTAAAATCCGACAGCACCAACGGGACTTTGCCTTTTAAAATCATGGGATGTTCCTTGATCATCAGATTGCTCTAAATCAAGCGTTCATTCATCACTGTTTGCTGATACAGTACGGTACTTGCCACGAAAAACTTCTTTGACATGCCATGCCAGGAATTCCTGAGATGGCGCATACGATTTTCGTTGAGGATACTGAATATTTTGTCCATTAAAATTCAATAACCATTCATTAAAACCTGCCGTTCCATGAGTATTCTCGGATACATGGATTTTCAGAGCAGGAGAAATCGTAAAGGCTCCCCGGTCAAATAATTTATGATGTAGCACACATAAGGCTAACCCGTTTGATTCAACAGAAGGTCCGCCAGCCTGATGCCATTTGATATGAGCCGCTTCAAGGCAAATGGATTTTCCTGATAACCGAATATCAAAACCACAAATAGCACATCGATACTGGTATGCGATCAAAATTTTTTCACGAAACTCTGGATCACGAATTAACCGGATGTCTTTTCTTGTATTTAATTCAGGCTGGATATTAATCACACTTAAAATATCTTCATGAAGGGAATCCGGAAAGTGAGCATGCAGAATTTTTTTTACCAGACTTAACATCAATTCAGGTTGGTGGACAAATATGTCATAGATCACTGTAGGCACACCGCCACAGATATTTAAATTTAGAAGCTCCTTTCTGGAAACATCACCTTTCTTGTTTGTATGAAGATTTTCTCTATGGGGGATTTCCCAGATGCCATCATTTTGGAGGTACCAAAAAGGGTATTGAACTCCCTTTGATCCATAACGGCCAAACTCATCAAGTAGTTGAGATAAATTCTGATCTATTTGTGCATATGGAATCAGTCGATCGCCACCATTCAGATAATATCCCAAGACATAAAGCAACAGTAGGGGTTTATGCGGCGCACGCTCTTCTCTTCGTTTCCAAACTGTAATATTTTCAAATAATTTTTGAATTTCAAAACTATTCATGTCAACGCCATTGAAAGGAATTCATGTCTAAACAAACACCATGTGTATTTTGTAATATCTCTCCTGAAGAAAAAATTCTGGAAAACGAGATCGCCTATGCCCGCCACGATAAATACCCTGTAAATCCTGGACACACACTGATTATTCCTGTTCGCCATATTGAAAGTTATTTTTTAGCGACTGATGGAGAAAAACAGGCATTATGGCAGATGGTTGAAGAAGCAAAAATGATGCTGGATAACCAGTTCCAACCTGATGGATACAACATTGGAATCAATGTAGGTGAACCCTCAGGACAAACGGTGATGCATCTTCATATTCATTTGATACCCCGTTATAAGGGCGATGTGGCTAATCCGCGAGGAGGAGTCCGTGGAGTCATTCCGTCCAGACAAAATTATACATGACACACCAAACACCCGGCCTGATCTTCTTCGTCATCTAGCACATCCTCCAATATTTCAGCAAGAGGCCGATGAGGGGTATATTTTTTTTCACGGGCCATTGCTTTCTCATGCTCCGCAAGAATTTGATCTTTTCTAGCCAATAATTCCAGCAGGGATTCGCCTTGAGTCCAAGTGAACGTTCTGCCATCGCTGTGTTGTTGTTCATATTCAATCGACTTTTGAAACAAGTCGGGATGTTCTTCTGAGAGCCTCACCCATTCATATTTTCTTTGGAAAAAACAGAAGTAACAGCCTGAACGAGTTCTCCAGCGATAATAATCAGGAAGACCAATGCCGCTCTCATCCAGAACCTGTTTGACATCCTCCAGGGCGTAACCATTTTTTCTTATAGGCAGGCCAATTCCCTGTTCCTGAAACTGTTTGATGAGTTGCTGTTGATCATACGCCAGATTAGGACGGTGGCTGTTGATGATTTTGAAATCTTTTGCTTTATAAGGATAAACAGGGTGAATATTGGCTTTGGTGGAAAGGTATCCATCCCGGTTCTCATCAGCGCGGATGCCAATATAACTGTACACTTCATCATCCCCGATAAATTTTTCCAGGGGTTTAATTTTCATGTTGATGGTACACCAGCGATTGTTGGGAGAAGGTAAATAACCCCGGTTCAGATCCATCCATAAGTCAAAAACATGATATTCCCCGCCATCTTTGGTGTGGTGGAGTTCCGGTTTGAGATATTCAATGTGTATTCCCAAACGGGCCTGAATACGATCCAGATATTCGTAGGTTTCTGGCAACTCCTTGCCGGTATCACAAAAAAAATACTCCAGTTGAGGAATGGTCTTGTGGAGCAGGATCGCCAGTGCGGTACTATCCTTCCCTCCTGACAGACCTAAAATATGACGGACCTTTTTAGCCATCTTCATCCTTTCAGTTTTACGATGTTTTCAGTTTTGAGAGGTGGTAGCGGGTCAAATACTTTTTCAATAAGTTTTGCGACAACGGCCATGTTCATATTAGAGTTGTCATGATTATTGAACTGTGAGGTGATTAGAATTTCTTCCGCAAGAGCATTGATTAGATATTCCTGTTCTTTTTCTATCCAGACCATTTGTTTCTGTGCTTCGCCATTGGGATAGAAGAGTTCTACTTTATAAGTTTTAAGAGAGGAATTTTTTATTTGTGATGATGTTTGCAGGACTTCAAGCTGATTGAAATGAGTTAGGATTTTATCAATGGTTGCCACAAAATGCGCTTCATCCGTATCATTCCACGATTTTGCCGGTTTATCCGCAATAATCATTAACAACGATTCCAACCAATGCTGAGGGTCTTCTATTTGATCCACAACAGCTTCAACAAACCTTTTCATGAGTTGATCAACACATCTTCCTTTGAGTTTTTCCGCCCTGGTCTGAAGATTAACCCTAAATTCAACAGGATTAAGATTAAAAGCATTCGCAATCAATTTTTGACAGCGTTCAATCAAGAACGTATATGCGTTCCCAAGTTCAGGAATAATTTGTTCCAATTTTTCACGAAGCGTTTTAGCCTGTGCTAAATCTTCCTGAAAGATTTCTAGTGGTGACAATCCACAAGCATTGGGGATGTCAACACATAATAGCTGTTTGGGCTCCGTATTGTTGAGAACCGCCTGCCTTAACGCTATTGCTTCTGGCGATAATCGTTTGGTGTTCAAGGTATAGTTTGGCAACTTCCTCACAAATTGAATCAACGGTTTGGCAATCCCAAGCAGAGTGGGGTTTCTCAGGTTTTTGTTTTTAACCGAGGCCACCCTGAAGACGCTTTCCAATTCCCTGAAGAACTCCTTGCGTAGTCCTGTAAGCCCAAAGTACTTGATAGAAAACCGCGCGGCCTGTTTATCCATTAATTTGAAATGTTCAGGTTGAAGTAACGGAATGAAACTGCCGTCATAATAAATGCCAAGATCATCAGGATGATTGAGCAGAACGGAGGTGAACAATACTGGAAGCAATCCGATTTTTACCCCATAAGGCGGACGAGATAGCTTTTCATACAATAGATCCAATGAAAGGGGATTCTGAGTCGCAGAGAGACAAAACGCTTCAATCGTTTTCCAAACATGGAAGATTCCACATTTTTCATCCGGAGTGGCAAACTTCCACTCCTCCTCCTCCAAACGATGAATTCCTGTATTTCGCAACACAGACTCATACATACTTCTTTCGGGGCCATACCCTGTTAGACCTAACTGTTCCTGAGACTCATTTTCCAGCATGGCGTTGATCAATTCCCGACTGGCTTTGATGCCCTGGGAAGTCAGTTCGCTCCGGTTGATCAATTCATTCCATAAATGAGGGCCTGCATGATATTCACGATCACAAATTATGGATAATTGAGAACTCAGGGAAGTATGATGATTGAGGCGCATCATTTCGTTTTGATACAGACAGCCTACTTGTGACAAGGACGCATCAAAGGCGTAATTCAAGGCATGATTTAATTGTTGATTGCTGATGGCCAGTCTTTGACGCACCTCTTTGCGCGCTACGCCATCGGTTTGCAATTGTGGCGACTTTGCTTCAACCTGCCTCAAGGCCACAAATTCATAACAAGTGTTTTCTAAAGATTCATATCTGTCGGTTGTGATCACAAGAACAGGTTTTCCATCGACGGTGGCTGTGGGAAAATCCTTGATCGCTTCAATTTTCCCAATCCAGTATATCACAATGCCGTCACTGTTGGGCGCATGGCATTTGATTTTTTCCAGGTTGGAATCCTTGTCAGCATAATGCCGTTCAAAATATCTCAGCGTGCCGGTTTCATAGCTATGACGTTGCGCTACTAAAGGAGAGAGCGGACAGTAACGTCCAAGAAGAGTCGCGACAGACGTCTGTTTCAGGGTTTCCAGTTGTTCTCTGGTGGCTTCTTCAATATTAAAATCGGTGCCTTCCCAAATACGGAGTTCATTGATTTGTCGGTGCCATGTCACAAATCCTTTTGTTTGCAAAGATTCAATGATTTCTTTCCATTTGCGTTGTTCCTGCGTGTTAGCGGGTTCATCACACAGGGCATCTACTGTTAATTCAGGCGTTTTGAGGATTCCAACAAGATTCAGCACACCGATGGTTTTGAGCGTCTCAATGACCTCCGGTTCCAGCAGACGTGCGTCATGGACCCTTCCTTGAATTTCCAGCCACTTTTGAAATTGGGGTTGCGAAACGATCGACATTCCAGAGGTTTCTATAAAATAATCATAAAGCTGATGAAGTTTTAACGCTGGTAACGGTCGGCCTGAATTGGGGATCGGTTGGGTTTTTAAGAATTGTATAAAAGAAAAGGGTTCATCGCTGGTTAAAAACGTAAACAGAGACCGATCATTCTGGGCATATCGTTTACAGAGTTCCGGTAGCACGATCGCGGTGAGAGGATGTAACGGATAGATGGCTTTGATCTGTTCATGATTGAGATTTTCAAAATGATCCAGGGCTGATAATTTCTCGCTCCAATGGTTGGCCCATGTTTCAATGGCGGGTGCCAAATCTCGTGCGTTTTGATGATCAATCGCATACCCGATCAAACGGATAAACTGTTCAGAAGAATCCGCAAAAGCGATGTCTTCAAACCGCCCCTGAATTTTTGTCCACTCATTTCGTTGGGTTGAGGTGAGTCGATAGGCATAATCGTTAAAGGATTGATGGAGTAAACAAAACGTAAAGATCTTGCCTTTATCTCCTGCCGTGCTGAGTTCAGCGATTTGCTGGAGTAAATAGACATCATCATGATTTTGGGTTGTGTATTCCAGGCATTTTCCTAATTCATCAATAATCAGCAACACACCTGATTGGGATGCCTGAGCAATTTTTTGCAACAAATGGAGAGCCACTGTGTTGTCAATACTTGCTCCAGTTTCAATTTGAGACAGTTGTTGTTCCAGTTCAACGTAGACATCAGGTTTTTTCTTTTTCCAGAATTGTCCCGCTCCATAACCCAATGCCCTTACAACCGCATTGCTCATGGGTTCCCTCTGAGCGGTTACTACTGCTCTGACCAAGCCTCTTTCAGGGAAATTATTTAAAAAATCGTGAATCAGTTTGGAATCGGAATTTATGGATTCCGTCACAATTTGAACAGCGTTTTTGTGGATAAGACTATCTTTGGGGGCACAAAGAGATGCCAAAAAGTGAGCAAACGCCGATTTTCCTGTACCGTACACTCCTGTCAGCGTCCAGGCTGAGGCCATCCCTGGTGTCAGAAAAGATTTGATAAACCGCTCCAGAGCTTCAATCGACTTGGAGGTCGGTGTATATCCCAAGACACTATCCACTACCTCCAGATCTCGTTCCAGATTGATAGATCGGGTATATCGCCGTCTGAGTTTGATGACCTCTGATAGATACGGCATTAGTTCCTCCTGATATGATAATATGATTCAAGAATATCGTTGGCCAACGTTTCAGGGTTTTCAGCAAATGAAAACTGAATCAATCCGGCGGTATCTGACAAAGCAATCGATGTAAATTTTTTTGATACCTGCTCAATCGCATGGTAGAGCACACTCTCGGTGAGTTTGAAAACGAGTCCGGGGCTACCAATTTCATAAAGCAGTCTGAATATGGAGATGGTACGTGTTTGTTCTTCCTGATTGGCCGCAAATTCAAGACATGCCGCCACAATGATTTCAGGTAAAAGTCCGGGTTTCTGTCCAGAATGAAACGCATAGTGATTTCCACCTGTGTGAAGAATTAAAGAAAGCTCCGCGAAGGGGCAATCCAGCGTTTCTTCACTCATCTTGTTTGGAGATTGCCTGACGTACATGCGCAACAGGCAGTTTACATCTTTGTTCAACGAGGATTCGTTGATTTTGTGATCTGGAAAATCTTTTTGAACACCTTCATTCAACATTTGGAGTAAATCCGGTTGTGTGAATTCCATTTGACGAGATCCATTAAAAATAAGGTGCCAGGCGGTTGCGTAAGATGGTGGTTTGAGAAGATTCCAGTGCAATAACCACAGGGAACCTGAATCTTCAAGAAACGGGTCCCATTTATCTTTTCCCAAAAGTGCCTCGCCAAATGGCGTGGGAAGAAACACACCCGTCGCATCATCCAGTATTTTATAAGCCTTGCACCAATAACGTATGGCTTTGACCATATTTTTGCCCACGCCCAATGTTACAGGAGCATCGTCTCTGGAAAAAATTTGAGGATCTTCACAGGCTTTGTCAAAACCTTTTTTCAGCCAGCCAAACCGGGGATGAAACGTTTCATGCCTGGCAAATACAGGTGGGATTTTTTTTAATGAATCCATAGGCCGATGCAGGGTTGATGGTATTGTCGCAGGAGTGTTTTCAAGAGTTGGAATCATGGCAAACCTTTTCAAAATATCAATCTATGGGTAAAAAGCCCCATTTAGGGATTACAAAAAAAATAAAATACCAAAGGATCGTGATGTCAGTTAACGGTAGCCCGGGGTTACGTCCCCCGGAATGAGCCGGGACGTAACCCGGCTCTACCAATCGTCCCGTGATGGTATCGTTGAGGAGATACCTGAAAATTGGTATGGTATTTATTTTGATGTCCCTTAGGGGTAGATCATCACAGGATTTTAAGTAAATTCAGTATTTCTAAGCTTGAGAGAGGCTTGCTTGAGAATATTGAGTTTTGGCGTGTTATGTCAAGATCCCTCACAGGCGCAAGGGATCTTTTGCAGTTTTTTGTATTAGAGACGAGATCAAAACAGGCGCAACATTTTGGGAAGGGACGGGCGAGGCTCAGAGCCTGACCGTTTTTTGCGTTTTGCTTTTGACGAAATAAAGACTTGGTCTTCAATGGCGTCTACTTCTTCCCGCAAATATGCCTCAAACGTATTTAGTTTCATGGTTCCTCCTTGAATGAACAGGTGTTTCTGTTCTTATCGGCAGGAAACCATCAAACTTAAGGCGAAAACCGGAAAAAAATATACCGGGAATGGTGGCCCCGGGTTCAAGACTGTTAATTTAATAAATTACCAGCGAGAAAATCCCCCTTTTCAAAGGGGGCATGGGGGATTTAAAGCTCAGAATGACATCCCCCTAACCCCCTTGAACCAAGGGGGAATTGGTGTCAGTGCCTTCACAGGGCTTAACTTAACAGACTTGAGCCATGGGTTACGTCCCGGAGGGCGACAAACTGTGGAATTACATCGGGACGTAACCCGATGCTATCGTCTTCGGAATAATAATTTACAGCAACAATTCTGGTATGTTTATTTCTGGCGAGGGCCTAAGTAGAATCTGAATACAATGCTGACGGGCACTTGCGGAGCCTGTCAGTTCCTTGCTCCATTCGTGTTCAAAGGGGTTGGTAAAAGACTCCGTTTTCAAATTCATTCAACTGGAATTCTGTGCTGTAGCCCCGTAACGACTCGGTTGCGCCAATCATAAGGAAGCCTTCTTTTTTCATGGTCCTGGCAATTTTAGAAAACAGGAGCTTCCGACTTTCGGCGTTGAAATAAATGGCGACATTCCGGCAAAGGACAAGATGGTTTTTATTTTGTTCCATAAAGCTGTCCATCAGATTGATCTGACGAAACATCACACGCTTTCGAAGCTCTTCTTTCACTTGCCAGCGCCCCTTGTCGGTCGGCGAAAAATAATTGTCACGTCGTTGCATTGACAGACCGCGCTTGATGTTAAACTCATCATAAATGCCTTCTCTTGCCGTATTCAACACACCATTCGCAATGTCTGTGCCGACCACCATAAACCGATTGACGAGGGAGGTTCTGCCGCTTTTTTTGCAAACTTCATCAATCAGCATGGCCAGTGAATACACTTCCTGTCCTGTGGAACAGGCGGCAGACCAGATATTGATTTCATGCGCACCGCGTTCCACCAGTTGAATCAGGTCTGGAATAATTTTGCGCTCCAGCGTTTTCCAGCAGGAATCATCACGAAACCAGAAGGTTTCATTGGTGGTCATCAAATCAACCAGACGGGGCCATAATTTACTATTCGCGGCAAGCAATCGGTGCAACTCCCCATAGGTTTGCGCGCCCAGTTCCTGCGCAAAGTCCGCCAGACGTGTTTCAATGAGGTAACTTTGATCCTCGTTCAGGGCCAGTCCGCAGATTTTGACCATCAATGCTCTCATCTGCGTGAATTCATCATAGGTGATTCGACTTACCATGGGATCCTGTATTTCTATGGGAGAAGGTGTGTTTGGAAACGTGACAATTAAACCTGATAGGAGGCAAGTTCCTGGATACGTGGACCAAGATCCTCCACTGATAAGACTTCATCAGCCAGTCCCAGGTCAAACACACTGCCGGGCATACCCCAGACCACCGATGTCGCGGCATCCTGGATCAGAGATATGGTGCCCTTGGGCTTGAGTTGGCGAACACCTTCCGAGCCATCCCGTCCCATACCCGTCATCACCACACTGAGGACTCTGCGTTCAAAGACTTTCGCTACAGACAGGAACAACACATCCACAGAGGGTTTACAGTTATTCACAGGAGGCTGATTATTTTCAACCAGCAGAAAATTTCCGGAAGAATTTTTTTCAAGCACCATGTGTTTGCCGCCCGGGACAATATATGCCCATCCGGGTTTAATGCTTTCATTGTTTTCTGCTTCCTTGACACGGGTCTGTCCTGCTTTATCCAGGCGTTCGGCCAAGGACAGGGTGAACATGGGAGGCATGTGCTGGACGATCAAAATCGGACAGGGAAGAGGGCTGGTAATTTTGGAAAAAACCTGATGCAGCGCATTGGGGCCACCGGTTGAGGAACCGATCACCACAAGCTGAACACGGTCAGACAGGGATCGGGCCACTGAGATATGATTCACAGGAGGTCTGATGACGGCAGGTTCCGGTCTGGAAGCTGGTGCTGGCGAGGAGGGAAAATCGAGTTTTGTACGTTCGAGGCGTTCCCTGCTCAGTCGTGCGATTTTTTTTGTCTGTACCACCTGAATGAGACGTTCCAGTTGTCCCTTGAGGACATCCATTCCTTCCTGCATGTTGGCCGCAACAGGTTTAGGAACAAAATCCAGAGCACCCAACGCAAGCGATCTCATGGTTGCCTTGGCATTGTCCATATTGAAACCGCTGATCATGATGGCTTCAATAAAGGGCATACTGCTTTTCAGATGCTTCAGCGTTTCTACGCCATCCATTTCCGGCATCATCACATCCAGCAAAACCAGATCAGGCTGAAGTGCTTCGGCTTTTCTGAGGGCGATTTGACCAGAGGCCGCCACACCAACACATTCCGCAGTGGGAATTTCAGAAACGACCCGGTTCAAAATCTGTCGAAAGGTGATACTGTCATCGACAACCAGTACTTTTACAATATCAAAATCACGCATGGGCATCACTTGTTGGAATTAGCCTTGACCACAAAACACATTTTCACCAGTTGATTGATATCCAGCAGGATGACCAGTTGTTTTTCACGCTGAATCACACCATAGACAAATTCACGTTTGATGCCTGATAAATTGGAGGGGGGAGACGTGATTTCGTCTGAATTGATATTCAATACATCCCCCATTTTATCAATGACAATGGCCATTGGATCGTGAACCTGCGTTTTGAGTTGGCTGAATTTCTGGATTCGCAAAGATTCCATTTCAGCTTCTGTTTTGAAAATAATCAGTCTGCGGTCTTCCAGAGCAGGAGTTTGCCGGTCTGAAAGAAAGAAACGCGGATCCATGATGGTCAGAATCTGTCCACGCAGGTTCATCAGTCCCAGGATATACTCCGATGATTCCGGTACAGGCGTGATATCATGAATTTTTCCAATTTCTTTGGTCAGCAGAATATCAATTCCAAAGATGGTTTTTCCAATATAGAAGGTGGCAATTTGAGGCATAAGCACGTCACTGATCGGGGGGTTATACGTATTTAATCAATTGAGAATAGATATTTTCCTTATCCAGCTTGACCAGCCATTCATTGAAACCTGCTTCCTTGCCAAGGTTGACAATATTGGCGTCATTGATGGAAGTCAGCGCAAGCACAGGCAACCTCTGCCAGTTTGGATTTGCCCTGATATTTTTTATCAGTTCCAGACCGTTCATGACAGGCATCTCAATATCACTCAACACCAGATCAAAGGTTTGTTTCGCAAGAATTTCAAGAGCTTCTTTACCATTCGTTGCTGTCACGACATGAAACCCGGCTGTTTTGAGATAGTCGGTCACAATGGTCAGAAAAAAGGGGGTGTCTTCAACCAGCAACACTTTTTTATCACTGAATTTATCCATTTTTTTCACCACCACACTTTCCGGTTCACCCATTTCCAGCACAGCGTACAAATCCAGAATCAGGGTGATTTTGCGATCAATCAGGGTTGTTCCAATGATGCCATGATGTTTGATACTGCCTTTTTCCAGATGAATATGCAGATTTTTGGTATCAAT is a window encoding:
- a CDS encoding chemotaxis response regulator protein-glutamate methylesterase, translating into MRDFDIVKVLVVDDSITFRQILNRVVSEIPTAECVGVAASGQIALRKAEALQPDLVLLDVMMPEMDGVETLKHLKSSMPFIEAIMISGFNMDNAKATMRSLALGALDFVPKPVAANMQEGMDVLKGQLERLIQVVQTKKIARLSRERLERTKLDFPSSPAPASRPEPAVIRPPVNHISVARSLSDRVQLVVIGSSTGGPNALHQVFSKITSPLPCPILIVQHMPPMFTLSLAERLDKAGQTRVKEAENNESIKPGWAYIVPGGKHMVLEKNSSGNFLLVENNQPPVNNCKPSVDVLFLSVAKVFERRVLSVVMTGMGRDGSEGVRQLKPKGTISLIQDAATSVVWGMPGSVFDLGLADEVLSVEDLGPRIQELASYQV
- a CDS encoding purine-binding chemotaxis protein CheW encodes the protein MPQIATFYIGKTIFGIDILLTKEIGKIHDITPVPESSEYILGLMNLRGQILTIMDPRFFLSDRQTPALEDRRLIIFKTEAEMESLRIQKFSQLKTQVHDPMAIVIDKMGDVLNINSDEITSPPSNLSGIKREFVYGVIQREKQLVILLDINQLVKMCFVVKANSNK